In Melanotaenia boesemani isolate fMelBoe1 chromosome 18, fMelBoe1.pri, whole genome shotgun sequence, the following proteins share a genomic window:
- the mak gene encoding serine/threonine-protein kinase MAK isoform X10, whose amino-acid sequence MFSENEIRNIMFQVLSGLAFVHKHGFFHRDMKPENLLCMGPELVKIADFGLAREIRSKPPYTDYVSTRWYRAPEVLLRSSTYSSPIDLWAVGCIMAELYTLRPLFPGNSEVDEIFKICQVLGTVKKTDWPEGYQLASAMNFRFPQCVPTQLKTLIPNASNEAILLMKDMLQWDPKKRPTAVQALRYPYFQVGQVLGPRPQSQEVKKVQTRPLVQKQVSESKTDVPQSSSESKASSTSSRNHQHHQPLQQIPMPQADSKPGGLSQAKAAPLGSENTVGSSVMGILKSGRRRWGQMVTKTSDSWEESDQSETAASNSKKPSLGTAEEERSSKDCCPLAKDQKPLYSFSTVTKLPSNVKVSQMDSSLPGSAARQHYLSQSRYLPGLIGKTQTPSGDKELGGMTLRDLWENSSNTVNKTLGPIGGGLSVRANAAENASKSADSTPEKTVVKERILEKIDLSKGNFISTKYNLSGGYIPSFQKKEVGSVGQRIQLAPLAGQHTINLSSSPDNKKDKTKAAKLKPTSNSSLSETSEDYEGWKRRTERTQVKGSSYSALGKSSGNLLSRAPAVQPVHGRVDWTSKYGGNR is encoded by the exons ATGTTCTCAGAGAATGAAATTAGGAACATCATGTTTCAAGTGCTATCTGGGTTGGCTTTTGTACACAAGCATG GTTTCTTTCATCGAGACATGAAGCCAGAGAATCTGTTATGCATGGGTCCAGAACTGGTCAAAATAGCAGATTTTGGACTGGCCAGAGAGATCCGCTCCAAACCTCCATACACAGACTATGTGTCAACTAGATG GTACCGAGCTCCTGAGGTTCTGCTAAGGTCATCTACCTACAGCTCTCCTATTGACCTGTGGGCGGTGGGCTGTATCATGGCTGAACTCTACACACTCAGACCACTTTTCCCTGGAAACAGTGAAGTGGATGAAATTTTTAAGATCTGCCAAGTCCTGGGAACTGTTAAAAAG ACAGACTGGCCAGAGGGCTACCAACTAGCATCTGCTATGAACTTTCGCTTTCCCCAATGTGTGCCGACTCAACTGAAGACCCTCATCCCAAATGCAAGCAACGAAGCTATTTTACTGATGAAAGACATGCTGCAATGGGACCCTAAAAAAAGACCCACTGCTGTACAg GCCCTGCGTTATCCTTACTTCCAAGTGGGCCAGGTCCTGGGGCCTCGTCCTCAGAGCCAGGAGGTCAAGAAGGTCCAGACCAGGCCACTAGTTCAGAAACAGGTCTCTGAGTCGAAGACGGATGTGCCGCAGTCTTCCTCTGAGTCCAAAGCTTCCTCAACTTCCTCCAGAAACCATCAGCACCATCAGCCTCTTCAGCAGATCCCCATGCCTCAGGCTGACAGTAAACCAGGAGGCCTTAGCCAAGCA aagGCAGCACCACTGGGCAGTGAGAACACTGTTGGGAGTAGTGTGATGGGGATATTGAAAAGCGGACGTCGTCGTTGGGGACAGATGGTGACGAAGACCTCAGACAGCTGGGAGGaatctgaccaatcagaaacTGCTGCCTCCAACTCCAAGAAACCCAGTCTAGGGActgcagaggaggagaggagttCTAAGGATTGCTGCCCTTT GGCCAAGGATCAAAAACCTCTGTATTCCTTCAGCACCGTTACCAAATTACCAAGCAATGTTAAGGTCAGCCAAATGGATTCCAGTCTTCCTGGATCTGCAGCACGGCAGCACTATCTCAGCCAGTCACGGTACCTGCCAG GCTTGATTGGAAAGACTCAGACTCCATCTGGGGATAAAGAGCTAGGTGGTATGACGCTGCGGGACCTGTGGGAAAACTCTTCaaacactgtaaataaaacactggGTCCAATTGGAGGAGGACTATCTGTCAGAGCCAACGCAG CAGAGAATGCCTCTAAATCTGCAGATAGCACACCAGAGAAAACTGTTGTCAAAGAAAGAATACTGGAGAAAATTGATCTGTCTAAAG GGAACTTTATAAGCACCAAATACAACCTCTCCGGTGGTTACATCCCTTCTTTCCAAAAGAAAGAGGTTGGCTCAGTGGGACAGAGAATCCAGCTTGCCCCTTTGGCTGGCCAGCACACAA TcaatctttcttcttctcctgataataaaaaagacaagacaaaagcTGCAAAACTCAAGCCCACTTCCAACTCATCACTGAGTGAAACTAGTGAAG ATTACGAGGGCTggaagaggaggacagaaagGACTCAGGTGAAGGGGAGCAGCTATTCAGCACTGGGGAAATCATCTGGAAACCTCCTGAGCAGAGCTCCTGCTGTGCAGCCCGTCCACGGCAGGGTGGACTGGACATCCAAGTACGGTGGAAACCGGTAG
- the mak gene encoding serine/threonine-protein kinase MAK isoform X11: MKPENLLCMGPELVKIADFGLAREIRSKPPYTDYVSTRWYRAPEVLLRSSTYSSPIDLWAVGCIMAELYTLRPLFPGNSEVDEIFKICQVLGTVKKTDWPEGYQLASAMNFRFPQCVPTQLKTLIPNASNEAILLMKDMLQWDPKKRPTAVQALRYPYFQVGQVLGPRPQSQEVKKVQTRPLVQKQVSESKTDVPQSSSESKASSTSSRNHQHHQPLQQIPMPQADSKPGGLSQAKAAPLGSENTVGSSVMGILKSGRRRWGQMVTKTSDSWEESDQSETAASNSKKPSLGTAEEERSSKDCCPLAKDQKPLYSFSTVTKLPSNVKVSQMDSSLPGSAARQHYLSQSRYLPGLIGKTQTPSGDKELGGMTLRDLWENSSNTVNKTLGPIGGGLSVRANAAENASKSADSTPEKTVVKERILEKIDLSKGNFISTKYNLSGGYIPSFQKKEVGSVGQRIQLAPLAGQHTINLSSSPDNKKDKTKAAKLKPTSNSSLSETSEDYEGWKRRTERTQVKGSSYSALGKSSGNLLSRAPAVQPVHGRVDWTSKYGGNR; encoded by the exons ATGAAGCCAGAGAATCTGTTATGCATGGGTCCAGAACTGGTCAAAATAGCAGATTTTGGACTGGCCAGAGAGATCCGCTCCAAACCTCCATACACAGACTATGTGTCAACTAGATG GTACCGAGCTCCTGAGGTTCTGCTAAGGTCATCTACCTACAGCTCTCCTATTGACCTGTGGGCGGTGGGCTGTATCATGGCTGAACTCTACACACTCAGACCACTTTTCCCTGGAAACAGTGAAGTGGATGAAATTTTTAAGATCTGCCAAGTCCTGGGAACTGTTAAAAAG ACAGACTGGCCAGAGGGCTACCAACTAGCATCTGCTATGAACTTTCGCTTTCCCCAATGTGTGCCGACTCAACTGAAGACCCTCATCCCAAATGCAAGCAACGAAGCTATTTTACTGATGAAAGACATGCTGCAATGGGACCCTAAAAAAAGACCCACTGCTGTACAg GCCCTGCGTTATCCTTACTTCCAAGTGGGCCAGGTCCTGGGGCCTCGTCCTCAGAGCCAGGAGGTCAAGAAGGTCCAGACCAGGCCACTAGTTCAGAAACAGGTCTCTGAGTCGAAGACGGATGTGCCGCAGTCTTCCTCTGAGTCCAAAGCTTCCTCAACTTCCTCCAGAAACCATCAGCACCATCAGCCTCTTCAGCAGATCCCCATGCCTCAGGCTGACAGTAAACCAGGAGGCCTTAGCCAAGCA aagGCAGCACCACTGGGCAGTGAGAACACTGTTGGGAGTAGTGTGATGGGGATATTGAAAAGCGGACGTCGTCGTTGGGGACAGATGGTGACGAAGACCTCAGACAGCTGGGAGGaatctgaccaatcagaaacTGCTGCCTCCAACTCCAAGAAACCCAGTCTAGGGActgcagaggaggagaggagttCTAAGGATTGCTGCCCTTT GGCCAAGGATCAAAAACCTCTGTATTCCTTCAGCACCGTTACCAAATTACCAAGCAATGTTAAGGTCAGCCAAATGGATTCCAGTCTTCCTGGATCTGCAGCACGGCAGCACTATCTCAGCCAGTCACGGTACCTGCCAG GCTTGATTGGAAAGACTCAGACTCCATCTGGGGATAAAGAGCTAGGTGGTATGACGCTGCGGGACCTGTGGGAAAACTCTTCaaacactgtaaataaaacactggGTCCAATTGGAGGAGGACTATCTGTCAGAGCCAACGCAG CAGAGAATGCCTCTAAATCTGCAGATAGCACACCAGAGAAAACTGTTGTCAAAGAAAGAATACTGGAGAAAATTGATCTGTCTAAAG GGAACTTTATAAGCACCAAATACAACCTCTCCGGTGGTTACATCCCTTCTTTCCAAAAGAAAGAGGTTGGCTCAGTGGGACAGAGAATCCAGCTTGCCCCTTTGGCTGGCCAGCACACAA TcaatctttcttcttctcctgataataaaaaagacaagacaaaagcTGCAAAACTCAAGCCCACTTCCAACTCATCACTGAGTGAAACTAGTGAAG ATTACGAGGGCTggaagaggaggacagaaagGACTCAGGTGAAGGGGAGCAGCTATTCAGCACTGGGGAAATCATCTGGAAACCTCCTGAGCAGAGCTCCTGCTGTGCAGCCCGTCCACGGCAGGGTGGACTGGACATCCAAGTACGGTGGAAACCGGTAG